A genomic window from Synergistaceae bacterium includes:
- the alaS gene encoding alanine--tRNA ligase: MQYRSGKELRELFLSFFEEKGCTRFKSFSLIPEDPTLLFTIAGMVPFKPYFLGIKTPEVTRATTSQKCIRTNDIENVGRTARHHTFFEMLGNFSFGDYFKKEIIPWSWEFLTERIGLDPDKLYVTIYLDDDEAYEIWSKDVGIANDRIVRLGDDDNFWAAGPTGPCGPCSEIMYDQGPEFSCGKPNCFVGCDCDRYLEVWNLVFMQYNRDENGKLSLLPKKNIDTGMGLERLASIVQKTRSDFETDLFINIINKTCELAKVKYGTDAKKDLSVRIISDHIRASAFMIADGVLPTNDGPGYVLRRLIRRSARYGKLLGIQSPFLSKLLPAVRESVGNEYDELNERSSAIEQILTVEEERFSKTLIQGNEHLYDEIKKIENEGGKVLSGKVAFTLYDTFGFPIELTAEICDEHLIIVDKKEFDWEMQKQRDRARASSKQGTNTINKTIYTELENKLGGTDFVGYTETSIESTVLAIISEGELRETISTGEPAELILSKTPFYAEGGGQIGDAGLIETASFTFEVYDTYYPAQDMIVHKGSVKRGFIKPNMKIMASVDLERRNSIKRHHTTTHLLNEALCRVLGEHVRQAGSLVTSTFLRFDFNHFTPMSIEEIDEVEKIVNKQILNNLPVKTSLMSFEDAKKTGAKALFDEKYEEEVRVLEIEGFSLEFCGGTHVGNTGEIGFFKIIKEESIASGIRRITAVTGLSALEYIQKSQYTLTSMLSILNEEPDTVVKRLKIILDEKKELEKRNKDLMVKILTIDIENKVKPITTEKEVDLIIERYTNLTPDLLRQIGDSIRRKFQTAMIVLFATGDGGEVFMISMATENAVKKGAHAGTFLKKIAQNMGGKGGGNPALAQGGTKNVQSLDKFLSEIPSIFKDQMTGEA; this comes from the coding sequence ATGCAATATAGAAGTGGTAAGGAATTAAGAGAATTATTCCTTAGTTTTTTTGAAGAAAAGGGATGTACTCGTTTTAAAAGTTTTTCGTTAATACCTGAGGATCCAACTCTGTTATTTACTATAGCTGGTATGGTTCCCTTTAAACCTTATTTTTTAGGAATAAAAACACCGGAAGTAACAAGAGCTACTACATCTCAAAAATGTATTAGAACAAATGATATAGAAAATGTGGGACGCACTGCTCGACATCATACTTTTTTTGAAATGCTTGGAAATTTTAGTTTTGGCGATTATTTCAAGAAAGAGATTATCCCGTGGTCATGGGAATTTCTTACTGAAAGAATAGGTCTTGATCCGGATAAACTTTATGTAACTATTTATTTAGATGATGATGAGGCTTATGAAATTTGGAGCAAAGATGTAGGGATAGCGAATGACCGAATCGTACGTCTAGGTGATGATGATAATTTTTGGGCTGCTGGCCCAACAGGCCCCTGTGGACCATGCTCTGAAATAATGTACGACCAGGGTCCTGAATTTTCTTGTGGAAAACCGAATTGTTTCGTAGGCTGTGACTGTGACAGGTATCTTGAAGTTTGGAATTTGGTTTTTATGCAATATAATCGTGATGAAAATGGTAAGTTATCTTTATTACCTAAGAAAAACATAGATACAGGAATGGGGCTTGAAAGACTTGCCTCGATAGTACAAAAAACACGCAGTGACTTTGAAACTGATTTGTTTATAAATATTATTAATAAAACATGCGAATTAGCTAAGGTTAAATATGGTACAGATGCTAAAAAAGATTTATCTGTAAGAATAATATCGGATCATATACGAGCATCAGCTTTTATGATAGCTGATGGTGTGCTGCCAACTAATGATGGTCCGGGATATGTTCTAAGGAGATTGATAAGAAGAAGTGCAAGATATGGAAAGTTGCTTGGAATTCAAAGTCCTTTTTTATCAAAGTTACTACCCGCTGTAAGGGAGTCTGTGGGTAATGAATACGATGAACTCAATGAAAGATCTTCTGCCATAGAACAGATATTAACAGTTGAAGAAGAACGGTTTTCAAAAACACTTATACAAGGCAATGAACATCTTTATGACGAAATTAAAAAAATTGAGAATGAAGGCGGAAAAGTACTATCTGGAAAAGTGGCATTTACATTGTACGATACTTTTGGTTTCCCAATAGAATTAACGGCAGAAATATGTGATGAACACTTAATTATTGTTGATAAAAAAGAGTTTGATTGGGAAATGCAAAAACAACGCGATAGGGCGAGGGCTTCTAGCAAACAAGGCACTAACACAATCAACAAAACAATATATACAGAGTTAGAAAACAAACTAGGTGGTACAGATTTTGTTGGATATACAGAAACAAGCATAGAGAGCACAGTACTTGCAATTATAAGCGAAGGGGAGCTAAGAGAAACCATATCAACTGGGGAACCTGCCGAGCTTATACTATCAAAAACACCATTTTACGCAGAGGGTGGGGGGCAAATTGGTGATGCTGGCCTTATAGAAACAGCTTCCTTTACATTCGAAGTGTATGATACATACTATCCAGCACAAGATATGATCGTTCACAAAGGCTCGGTAAAAAGGGGTTTTATCAAGCCTAATATGAAGATTATGGCATCCGTAGATCTAGAAAGAAGAAATAGTATAAAGAGACATCACACTACAACACATCTTCTAAACGAGGCTCTTTGTAGAGTACTAGGAGAGCATGTCCGTCAAGCAGGTTCACTTGTAACTTCAACATTTTTACGATTTGATTTTAATCATTTTACTCCCATGTCAATAGAAGAAATAGACGAAGTAGAAAAAATTGTAAATAAACAGATTTTAAATAATTTACCTGTAAAAACCTCTCTTATGAGTTTTGAAGATGCAAAGAAAACAGGAGCCAAGGCACTATTCGATGAAAAATATGAAGAAGAGGTGCGAGTCCTTGAAATAGAGGGTTTCTCTCTAGAATTTTGTGGAGGAACACATGTAGGCAATACTGGTGAAATTGGCTTTTTTAAAATAATAAAAGAAGAAAGTATTGCTTCTGGCATTAGAAGGATTACAGCTGTTACAGGGCTATCTGCTTTAGAGTATATACAAAAAAGTCAATACACTCTTACTTCAATGCTAAGTATTCTAAACGAAGAGCCTGATACGGTAGTTAAGAGGTTAAAAATAATCCTTGATGAAAAAAAAGAGCTCGAAAAAAGAAATAAAGATTTGATGGTTAAAATTCTTACCATAGATATTGAAAATAAGGTAAAACCAATAACAACAGAAAAAGAAGTTGATTTAATAATAGAAAGGTATACAAATCTAACTCCAGATTTACTCCGTCAAATAGGAGATTCCATCAGGAGAAAATTTCAAACAGCCATGATTGTCCTTTTTGCTACAGGAGATGGTGGAGAAGTCTTTATGATATCAATGGCAACAGAAAATGCCGTAAAAAAGGGTGCACACGCAGGAACTTTCTTAAAAAAAATAGCTCAGAACATGGGAGGAAAAGGAGGAGGCAACCCTGCACTTGCACAAGGTGGAACAAAGAATGTTCAAAGCTTAGATAAATTTTTATCAGAAATTCCTTCTATTTTTAAAGATCAAATGACAGGTGAGGCATAG
- the ruvX gene encoding Holliday junction resolvase RuvX, whose protein sequence is MKRVVALDVGSVRIGVAVSDPLGIFAQGIAVLSAQGNWLSELKKIIDKYNNPKLVIGLPKRTDGKEGPEAKKMREWASQIKEEFPDIEIEFIDERYTTSIAQRTLLEANVSRYSRKQKIDKIAATLILQSYLDRMR, encoded by the coding sequence TTGAAACGGGTTGTTGCACTTGATGTTGGAAGCGTAAGAATAGGCGTTGCAGTAAGTGACCCTTTGGGGATTTTTGCACAAGGGATAGCCGTCTTATCTGCCCAGGGAAACTGGTTAAGTGAATTAAAAAAAATAATAGATAAATATAATAACCCAAAGCTTGTAATTGGTTTGCCTAAAAGAACGGATGGGAAAGAAGGACCGGAAGCTAAAAAAATGAGAGAGTGGGCCAGTCAGATAAAAGAAGAATTTCCCGATATTGAAATTGAATTTATTGATGAACGTTACACTACATCCATTGCACAGAGAACGCTTTTAGAAGCAAATGTTTCTAGATATTCTAGAAAACAAAAAATAGATAAAATCGCAGCAACATTAATATTACAAAGCTATTTAGACAGAAT